From the Bacteroidia bacterium genome, one window contains:
- a CDS encoding MFS transporter — MLLTDTAGCGAPWNSEQLWIFLKIDRSWHFPLRCTRRGRVAAASGAWMKRTPLTIIFLIVFIDLLGFGVVIPIIPSYAEHGFRADDFTIGLLVASFSFAQLLFTPVWGRLSDRYGRKPILLIGLCITVVSYIMFGMAESLTVLFVSRLLGGIGGANISAAQAYIADVTRPEERAKGMGMIGAAFGLGFVFGPVIGGVLVGYGYSVPGYAAAILSALALVTAAIALPESLQRKGAVAEAASAEFSFALLFDALKRPLVGPLLLLFFLVTFAYANIYATFPMISTREFGMTDREVGYLFGFIGLVGAFTQGWLIRILAPKIEERLLFIGGAVLAAIGLALIPFSVSTTTLLIILAVLSLGTGVMTPSCLGMISRHADPSQQGGVLGINQALGALGRVLGPIWGAFVFDAAGTSWPFLTGGIVMSLVVILAWISLRVPSRDGVVQL, encoded by the coding sequence TTGCTACTTACGGATACGGCAGGATGTGGGGCGCCTTGGAATTCGGAGCAACTCTGGATATTTTTAAAGATTGACCGTTCGTGGCATTTTCCTCTTCGATGCACCCGGAGGGGCCGTGTTGCCGCGGCAAGTGGAGCCTGGATGAAGCGTACACCGCTGACGATAATATTTCTCATTGTGTTCATCGACCTGCTCGGCTTCGGGGTGGTGATTCCCATCATCCCGTCCTATGCCGAGCATGGGTTCAGGGCGGACGATTTCACCATCGGTTTGCTTGTCGCATCCTTCTCCTTTGCGCAACTGCTGTTTACGCCGGTGTGGGGACGCTTGTCCGATCGCTACGGACGAAAACCGATTCTGCTGATCGGACTGTGCATCACTGTGGTCAGCTATATCATGTTCGGCATGGCCGAATCTCTGACCGTGCTGTTCGTGTCACGGCTTCTCGGGGGCATAGGCGGCGCGAACATCTCTGCGGCGCAGGCCTATATCGCGGACGTCACGCGTCCCGAGGAGCGCGCCAAGGGCATGGGCATGATCGGCGCCGCGTTCGGTTTGGGCTTTGTATTCGGTCCCGTCATCGGCGGGGTTCTTGTCGGCTACGGCTACTCCGTCCCGGGTTATGCGGCCGCCATACTCAGCGCACTCGCGCTCGTCACCGCCGCCATTGCTCTGCCCGAATCGCTTCAGCGGAAGGGAGCGGTCGCGGAGGCCGCTTCCGCGGAATTCAGCTTTGCCTTGCTCTTCGATGCGCTGAAGCGCCCTCTGGTCGGTCCCCTGTTGCTGCTCTTCTTTCTGGTCACCTTCGCGTATGCGAACATTTATGCCACCTTCCCCATGATTTCCACCCGGGAATTCGGCATGACGGACAGAGAAGTCGGGTATCTCTTCGGCTTCATCGGTCTTGTCGGCGCTTTTACGCAGGGGTGGCTCATTCGTATTCTGGCACCGAAAATCGAGGAACGCCTGCTGTTCATCGGAGGCGCGGTACTGGCAGCCATCGGCCTCGCGCTGATTCCGTTTTCCGTTTCTACGACGACACTGCTGATCATTCTCGCGGTGCTCTCCCTGGGAACAGGCGTCATGACGCCCAGTTGCCTCGGGATGATTTCGCGTCACGCCGATCCGTCCCAACAGGGCGGCGTGCTCGGCATCAATCAGGCGCTCGGAGCGCTGGGTCGCGTACTCGGTCCGATTTGGGGGGCCTTCGTGTTTGACGCCGCCGGAACATCGTGGCCGTTTCTCACCGGCGGTATCGTCATGAGCCTTGTCGTCATTCTCGCATGGATCAGTCTCAGAGTACCGTCGCGAGACGGTGTTGTACAGCTCTGA
- a CDS encoding PP2C family protein-serine/threonine phosphatase, which produces MTQRTLYRLIEDIGRRDFDNEDDLLKAILNEIVQNERISITGGRIWKLLPEKRRYTLMHESGNIESVGIGFTISLKGYPVFEQVARKGTVLADETNAALKKKGIVRYSATGIGDRVTIGVLSFYEYLMAFNTVSVDNELRYMLGIAGQAVTQLLSGRRSEKQRMELLTEMEHARDLQRRILPQHEYSFGRYELYGVSVPEKTVGGDFFNYYEIPGDHDRLAIAVGDAASKGFPAAVQALFVSGALMMSVEAESKISSMLRRINTINRKIFPQERFLTLCYCELFDGDEGLMLYSNAGHPKPMHYHAASASCTELSVTGPVIGLLPDAHFSVTNTNILKDDVLVIYTDGISEANDGDEEFGEGKLMECIRRNGQLSAKEICQTILQEVQTFSAHGRHSDDKTLVVIKRTR; this is translated from the coding sequence ATGACACAGCGCACTCTGTACAGATTGATCGAGGATATTGGACGTCGGGATTTCGACAACGAAGACGATCTCCTCAAGGCGATTCTCAATGAAATCGTGCAGAACGAACGCATCAGCATCACAGGGGGACGCATCTGGAAACTGCTTCCGGAAAAGCGGCGGTACACGTTGATGCACGAAAGCGGCAACATCGAGTCCGTCGGTATCGGCTTCACTATCAGTCTCAAGGGCTACCCGGTATTCGAGCAGGTGGCGCGTAAGGGTACCGTGCTCGCCGATGAAACCAATGCCGCTCTGAAGAAAAAAGGCATCGTGCGCTATTCCGCCACAGGTATCGGCGACCGAGTGACTATCGGGGTTCTGTCGTTCTATGAATATCTGATGGCGTTCAATACCGTCTCCGTCGACAACGAGCTGCGTTACATGCTCGGTATTGCCGGGCAGGCGGTGACACAGCTTCTTTCCGGCCGGCGCAGCGAGAAGCAGCGCATGGAATTGCTCACGGAAATGGAGCATGCGCGCGATCTTCAGCGACGCATTCTTCCGCAGCACGAGTATTCCTTCGGGCGCTACGAACTGTACGGTGTGAGTGTGCCGGAGAAAACCGTCGGCGGAGATTTTTTCAACTACTATGAAATTCCGGGTGATCACGATCGCCTGGCCATCGCCGTGGGTGACGCCGCGAGCAAGGGTTTTCCCGCCGCGGTACAGGCGCTGTTCGTTTCCGGCGCGCTGATGATGAGTGTCGAAGCGGAGAGCAAGATCTCCTCCATGCTGCGACGCATCAACACGATCAACAGGAAAATTTTTCCACAGGAGCGCTTTCTCACACTCTGCTACTGTGAGCTGTTTGACGGCGACGAGGGTCTGATGCTCTACTCCAACGCAGGGCACCCCAAGCCGATGCACTATCACGCCGCCAGCGCTTCCTGCACAGAGCTCAGCGTTACCGGTCCGGTGATCGGCCTGCTGCCGGATGCCCATTTCTCCGTCACCAACACAAACATCCTGAAAGATGACGTGTTGGTGATTTACACCGATGGCATCTCCGAAGCCAACGACGGCGACGAAGAATTCGGCGAAGGCAAACTGATGGAGTGCATTCGACGCAACGGCCAACTTTCCGCCAAAGAAATTTGCCAGACGATACTGCAGGAGGTGCAGACCTTCAGCGCACACGGAAGACATTCCGACGACAAAACCCTCGTCGTCATCAAGCGTACCCGCTAA
- a CDS encoding N-acetylmuramoyl-L-alanine amidase — protein sequence MSGTRIPLLLLLLLPLMTTHARSEITAMTVVSGSTRFTVPAFTHDKVLYASITELSKRLSFPLWGSAEHAKIEVRVGEARMKLTAGNPFVVVIAQKDNSVSEVYQMPGEVMKTDAAYYVPMPSLLPLLARLMKRSLTLDRDAALLTVTTETAGLARITGSSASNTSPGTTRTQSATNRNIVADETPAAEQPGTTPAKNAGPVSEALAPRAIVPEAATRFDISHLTVDSRKNGVLVRVHSKKKTAKFESELDGEGRLLVSIEGATADIANLRQTPTDGESVTSVMAEQLGGNVRLILGLNGDFTSHKVSRDVRTNDLLVSLYKQVDVHKVVREEQSGPRGGDRSKWKLDCIVIDPGHGGKDPGAIGVSGIKEKNITLGMALKLGKLIEENMPGVRVEYTRKDDTFVPLDKRGQMANAAGGKLFISLHCNSTEKKPSNARGFEVYILRPGRTEEAIRIAEFENSVIKFEKDYEKRYAKLTDENFILINMAQSAYAKYSERVAELMHEKVKRSPQISSKGVKQAGFYVLVGASMPSVLIEAGFLSNTKEEQYLATQAGQSHLARLFYDAIADFAVEYEKSLKE from the coding sequence ATGTCAGGTACACGCATCCCTCTCCTCCTGTTGTTGTTGCTCCCTCTGATGACCACGCACGCCCGCTCCGAGATCACCGCGATGACGGTCGTTTCCGGCTCGACGCGATTTACCGTGCCCGCGTTCACGCACGACAAAGTGCTGTACGCCTCCATCACGGAGCTGAGCAAGCGTCTGTCCTTCCCCTTGTGGGGCAGCGCTGAGCATGCCAAAATTGAAGTGCGCGTCGGTGAGGCGCGCATGAAGCTCACTGCGGGCAATCCCTTCGTGGTCGTGATCGCACAAAAAGACAACAGCGTCAGCGAAGTATATCAAATGCCCGGCGAGGTCATGAAAACGGATGCCGCGTATTATGTGCCCATGCCGTCGCTCCTCCCGCTGCTGGCAAGGCTCATGAAACGCTCACTGACGCTCGACCGCGATGCGGCTCTGTTGACGGTCACGACCGAAACGGCGGGACTCGCCCGCATCACCGGCTCATCGGCAAGCAACACGTCTCCAGGTACAACACGCACGCAGTCCGCGACGAACCGAAATATCGTCGCCGATGAAACACCTGCGGCGGAGCAGCCGGGCACAACACCCGCAAAAAATGCCGGACCGGTGTCGGAAGCGCTTGCACCTCGCGCCATCGTCCCCGAAGCCGCCACGCGCTTCGACATTTCACATCTTACGGTGGATTCCAGAAAGAACGGCGTGCTCGTTCGCGTTCACTCGAAGAAGAAGACCGCGAAGTTCGAGAGTGAGCTCGATGGCGAAGGTCGTCTGCTTGTTTCCATCGAAGGCGCCACCGCAGACATCGCGAATCTGCGACAGACGCCGACTGACGGTGAGAGCGTGACCTCCGTCATGGCGGAGCAACTCGGCGGCAACGTGCGCCTGATTCTTGGACTCAACGGTGACTTCACTTCGCATAAGGTATCACGCGATGTGCGCACGAACGATCTCCTCGTTTCGCTCTACAAGCAGGTGGATGTACACAAGGTGGTCCGCGAAGAGCAGTCGGGACCGCGAGGCGGCGACCGCAGCAAGTGGAAACTCGATTGCATCGTGATCGATCCGGGGCACGGCGGCAAGGATCCCGGCGCCATCGGCGTCAGCGGCATCAAGGAGAAAAACATCACACTCGGCATGGCGCTGAAGCTGGGCAAGCTGATCGAAGAAAACATGCCAGGCGTTCGCGTCGAGTACACCCGCAAAGACGATACCTTCGTCCCACTGGATAAGCGCGGTCAGATGGCGAACGCGGCCGGCGGCAAGCTCTTCATTTCCCTGCATTGCAACTCCACGGAGAAGAAACCTTCCAACGCGCGCGGTTTCGAAGTGTACATCCTTCGGCCGGGACGTACGGAAGAAGCCATTCGCATCGCCGAATTCGAAAACTCCGTTATCAAGTTTGAAAAGGATTACGAGAAGCGCTACGCCAAGCTGACGGACGAAAATTTCATCCTGATCAATATGGCGCAAAGCGCCTATGCCAAATACAGCGAACGCGTGGCCGAGCTGATGCACGAAAAGGTAAAACGCAGTCCGCAGATCAGCAGCAAGGGAGTCAAACAGGCCGGATTTTACGTACTCGTCGGCGCCTCCATGCCCAGCGTCCTCATCGAAGCAGGCTTCCTCTCCAACACGAAGGAAGAGCAATACCTCGCGACACAGGCAGGTCAATCCCATCTCGCACGGCTGTTCTATGACGCCATAGCGGATTTCGCCGTGGAATATGAGAAAAGTCTCAAGGAATAA
- a CDS encoding CPXCG motif-containing cysteine-rich protein codes for MRKTFRCAWCFEINEIFIDLSAGEDQEYEEDCQVCCRPNTLRVHIDIDARRVTLENEAEG; via the coding sequence ATGCGAAAGACGTTCAGGTGCGCCTGGTGTTTTGAGATCAATGAGATCTTCATAGATCTCTCTGCCGGGGAGGATCAGGAGTACGAAGAGGACTGCCAGGTGTGTTGCCGGCCCAACACTCTCAGGGTACACATCGACATTGATGCCCGCAGGGTGACACTCGAAAACGAAGCGGAAGGATAG
- a CDS encoding T9SS type A sorting domain-containing protein, giving the protein MCIRNAFIIRVLLLAFFLPAVAAAQGTLIHTDTPTGDAAFKEKARARAEYFFNRVAWPSGVIPEGAREKAWRASRELPLFHGGGKHTLSRELEWKNIGPFNVGGRIFGLAFNPGRPATMYAAAANGGVWRSYDAGLHWESVSEDFPTQAMGTLVVDPVDTNIVYAGTGDASFGSLSFDGAGMFKSTNGGQSWFEVGAGTLPDYANISDMAINPANPSVLYAAVPDGVREASQQGIWRTRDGGDTWQLVFPGRCTDIIIDPLHPDVLYTVSSIIFQGGAAPANQGLYKTTDGGDTWTRLDLGIPPETIGRTGMGICATQPDVLYLGVSHIVGTGRTPLLGVFKSVDAGATWTKLPVPFDYMISQGWFDNIIGVHPTNPDIVYAGGVKLIRSSDGGATWERIADQLAGGILHVDQHEIEFDPTDPDRVYVGNDGGLYLLTNAGQTLEKRDIGMSITQFIGGDMYPGTDAFAFGGTQDNGTLISEQQINFALSLYGDGGHGFIHPAAPNNMYTTQEQLKLWRSQDFGRTWSWANGDLPNEGSLFYIPYDMDRNDPERLFLGTYRMYRSTNGGVNWSQRQSCLFPAPSGGCYYITSVSIAPYNANLILAAGPGQTALSQDGGDSWQVTSSGLPVSACSAFRTFRPNVLYATFSGYGVPKVWRSGDNGSTWTDINGNLPDIPTYDVMELDGNIIIGTELGVFISEDEGSTWQRLGTGMPALCVQRLLYQEETGVLRAITHGRGMYDAQWLHIPPSAPVFVSTPDTETLHMRQPFVYAPVVHATPRPTFRLLEAPQGATIDPVLGVVRWTASDIVARFTIEAENSTGKTEQSWVLATNDVLMTDWEIVSHTPMTTAVNHAFLAADNSLWLARDTAWISRSTDAGRTWEHLRLPDTEVSVISVFAFDKNTAFVGTGGPQSLMNTGSGHIWKTTDGGMSWTDQLYGIDSRFANIHFWDAQNGIAASQGANDSADVFLTSNGGTTWTRSARVLARVPMYNTITFADRNLGWFGTSDYYIRGDAALLRTTDGGRSWEPKNFGTGMIYVSDIAFLDGQYGWGIDEMRRTIKKSTSGGQRWITTSYPMNGERLVGMAVDKASRTVWVLSDAHAWASRDLGLTWMKTTLVPVGDMLGIVFADSVRGWAVSRNGIVQELMRDPFVVSAAQPPTPGGAELQAPWPNPLSYGTDAVQIPFRLMRPGPVRISIVNSAGKEVAVAAENHFPAGNHFASWTPDGFSNGMYFITMKSDAGTSTRSMIIAR; this is encoded by the coding sequence ATGTGCATCCGGAACGCGTTCATTATTCGTGTTCTCCTGCTTGCGTTTTTCCTCCCGGCAGTCGCCGCGGCACAAGGTACGCTCATTCATACGGATACTCCCACGGGTGATGCCGCCTTCAAGGAAAAAGCCCGCGCGCGCGCGGAGTATTTCTTCAACCGCGTGGCCTGGCCGAGCGGCGTGATTCCGGAAGGTGCGCGCGAAAAAGCCTGGCGGGCATCACGCGAGCTTCCCCTGTTCCACGGCGGCGGAAAGCACACCCTGTCGCGCGAGCTGGAGTGGAAGAACATCGGCCCCTTCAATGTCGGAGGTCGCATTTTCGGACTCGCGTTCAATCCCGGGCGGCCCGCGACCATGTATGCGGCAGCAGCCAACGGTGGTGTGTGGCGTTCGTACGATGCCGGCTTGCACTGGGAATCCGTGTCCGAGGACTTCCCCACGCAGGCGATGGGGACTCTGGTCGTGGATCCCGTGGATACGAATATCGTGTACGCAGGCACCGGCGACGCGAGCTTCGGCTCGCTCTCGTTCGACGGCGCGGGCATGTTTAAGAGCACGAACGGAGGACAGAGCTGGTTCGAGGTCGGAGCCGGTACGCTCCCGGACTATGCCAATATCAGCGACATGGCCATCAATCCCGCCAACCCTTCCGTACTCTACGCCGCAGTCCCTGATGGCGTCCGTGAAGCGTCGCAGCAGGGCATCTGGAGGACGCGTGACGGCGGTGATACGTGGCAACTCGTATTTCCCGGTCGCTGCACAGATATCATCATCGATCCGCTCCATCCGGATGTGCTGTATACCGTGTCGAGCATCATCTTTCAGGGCGGTGCCGCACCCGCCAATCAGGGCCTGTACAAGACCACGGACGGAGGCGATACCTGGACGCGCCTCGATCTCGGCATACCCCCCGAAACCATCGGCCGTACCGGCATGGGCATATGCGCGACGCAGCCCGATGTACTGTACCTCGGTGTGTCGCACATTGTCGGGACGGGACGTACACCGTTACTCGGGGTCTTCAAATCCGTGGATGCGGGAGCGACCTGGACCAAACTGCCCGTGCCATTCGACTACATGATCTCGCAGGGCTGGTTCGACAATATTATTGGTGTACATCCCACGAATCCGGATATCGTGTACGCGGGCGGTGTGAAGCTCATTCGTTCTTCCGACGGAGGCGCGACCTGGGAACGCATCGCCGATCAGCTCGCGGGCGGCATCCTGCATGTCGATCAGCATGAAATCGAGTTCGATCCCACCGATCCCGATCGCGTGTACGTTGGCAACGACGGCGGTCTGTATCTGCTGACCAATGCTGGCCAGACTCTGGAGAAGCGCGATATCGGCATGAGCATCACGCAATTCATAGGCGGCGACATGTATCCCGGCACTGACGCCTTCGCCTTCGGCGGCACGCAGGACAACGGGACGCTGATTTCGGAGCAACAGATCAATTTTGCACTTTCGCTCTACGGCGACGGAGGACACGGCTTCATACATCCCGCCGCGCCAAACAACATGTACACGACGCAGGAGCAGCTCAAGCTCTGGCGCTCGCAGGACTTCGGGCGCACCTGGTCCTGGGCCAACGGCGATCTGCCCAATGAAGGATCGCTATTCTACATTCCGTATGATATGGACAGGAACGACCCCGAGCGCCTCTTTCTCGGCACGTACCGAATGTACCGCAGCACGAACGGCGGTGTGAACTGGAGTCAGCGGCAAAGCTGTCTCTTCCCGGCACCGAGCGGCGGGTGCTACTATATCACCTCGGTCAGTATCGCTCCCTACAACGCAAACCTCATACTCGCCGCCGGTCCGGGACAGACCGCACTATCACAGGATGGCGGCGATTCCTGGCAAGTCACCTCCTCTGGCCTGCCGGTATCAGCCTGCAGCGCCTTCCGCACCTTCCGGCCAAACGTCCTGTATGCCACGTTCAGCGGCTATGGTGTGCCCAAAGTGTGGAGATCCGGCGACAACGGTTCTACCTGGACCGATATCAACGGCAATCTGCCGGATATCCCGACCTACGACGTCATGGAACTTGACGGCAACATCATCATCGGGACGGAACTCGGCGTGTTCATTTCCGAAGACGAAGGCAGTACGTGGCAGCGACTGGGGACAGGCATGCCGGCGCTGTGCGTGCAACGTCTGCTCTATCAGGAAGAGACAGGAGTTCTCCGCGCTATCACGCACGGACGCGGCATGTACGACGCACAATGGCTGCACATCCCGCCGTCCGCACCGGTGTTCGTTTCAACCCCGGACACCGAGACACTGCATATGCGTCAACCCTTCGTGTATGCGCCGGTGGTCCATGCCACACCGCGCCCCACATTCAGACTGCTCGAAGCACCGCAAGGTGCGACCATTGATCCTGTGCTGGGTGTCGTGCGCTGGACGGCGAGCGATATCGTTGCGCGTTTCACCATTGAAGCGGAAAACAGCACAGGAAAAACCGAGCAGTCCTGGGTGCTCGCCACCAATGATGTGCTCATGACCGACTGGGAGATCGTGTCCCACACGCCGATGACTACCGCAGTCAATCACGCATTTCTCGCTGCGGATAACTCTCTGTGGCTGGCCCGCGATACGGCCTGGATTTCCCGCTCCACCGACGCCGGACGGACTTGGGAGCACCTGCGCCTGCCCGACACCGAGGTTTCCGTGATCAGCGTATTCGCTTTTGACAAAAACACCGCCTTCGTCGGGACCGGCGGTCCGCAAAGTCTGATGAACACCGGCAGCGGTCATATCTGGAAAACCACGGACGGCGGTATGAGCTGGACCGATCAGCTCTACGGCATCGATTCCCGTTTCGCGAATATCCACTTCTGGGACGCACAGAACGGTATCGCCGCTTCGCAGGGCGCAAATGATTCCGCCGATGTGTTCCTGACCTCGAACGGAGGCACGACCTGGACACGCAGCGCGCGTGTGCTTGCGCGTGTTCCCATGTACAACACAATCACATTCGCCGACAGGAATCTCGGATGGTTCGGGACATCGGACTACTACATCCGCGGCGACGCGGCTCTGCTCCGAACAACCGACGGCGGCCGCAGTTGGGAGCCGAAGAATTTCGGAACCGGCATGATATATGTGTCCGATATCGCTTTTCTTGACGGCCAATACGGCTGGGGTATAGATGAAATGCGACGCACGATCAAGAAATCCACAAGCGGCGGACAACGCTGGATCACGACCTCCTACCCGATGAACGGCGAACGGCTGGTCGGGATGGCTGTGGACAAAGCGAGCCGCACCGTGTGGGTCCTGAGCGACGCGCATGCCTGGGCATCCCGCGATCTCGGGCTTACCTGGATGAAAACCACGCTCGTCCCTGTCGGCGACATGCTCGGAATCGTCTTTGCGGATTCCGTTCGCGGCTGGGCGGTTTCGCGCAACGGCATTGTACAGGAACTGATGCGCGATCCCTTCGTCGTCTCCGCAGCCCAACCTCCCACCCCCGGCGGGGCGGAGCTCCAGGCTCCATGGCCCAATCCTTTGAGCTACGGCACGGATGCCGTACAAATTCCTTTCCGCCTTATGAGGCCCGGCCCGGTGCGCATCTCCATCGTCAACAGCGCAGGTAAAGAGGTTGCCGTCGCCGCCGAAAATCACTTCCCCGCGGGAAACCACTTCGCTTCCTGGACTCCCGACGGATTCAGCAACGGCATGTATTTCATCACCATGAAATCCGATGCCGGCACCAGCACACGGAGTATGATCATCGCACGATGA
- a CDS encoding Ig-like domain-containing protein encodes MNISQPQPTVRDPGRLNATHPNIMEIAIVKKLFLFAFLPLLLLAACSDDDNTTQPPTGDTEKPSVTFVKPANDQQFSEATLDVELTATDNVGVVKIELYVNTASSPAVTLQNAPWQTALDVSALTPGTHTIRAKAYDAAGNASNFVAVTVVKLSRASSVSPSVPERHSLTMSGTSTRPIKRPARR; translated from the coding sequence TTGAACATTTCGCAGCCGCAACCGACGGTACGCGACCCCGGACGGCTTAACGCAACGCATCCGAATATCATGGAGATAGCCATCGTGAAAAAACTGTTTCTCTTCGCCTTCCTTCCTTTGTTATTGCTTGCCGCGTGCAGCGACGACGACAACACCACACAGCCGCCGACCGGAGATACGGAAAAGCCCAGCGTCACCTTCGTCAAGCCGGCGAATGATCAGCAATTCAGCGAGGCGACGCTGGACGTCGAGCTCACCGCTACCGACAATGTAGGCGTGGTGAAAATCGAGCTCTACGTCAATACCGCGAGTTCGCCTGCCGTCACCCTGCAAAACGCACCATGGCAGACCGCGCTGGACGTCTCCGCCCTCACACCGGGGACGCACACGATTCGCGCGAAAGCGTACGATGCCGCCGGAAACGCCTCGAATTTCGTTGCTGTCACCGTAGTGAAATTGTCCCGGGCGTCTTCGGTTTCACCTTCCGTGCCGGAGCGACATTCTCTTACGATGTCTGGAACCTCGACGAGACCAATCAAAAGACCGGCTCGCCGGTGA